A stretch of the Pogona vitticeps strain Pit_001003342236 chromosome 8, PviZW2.1, whole genome shotgun sequence genome encodes the following:
- the CCDC15 gene encoding coiled-coil domain-containing protein 15 isoform X3, with protein sequence MQLSMKQLQQQQCYPWRTADKKGRGQSVAVSSKVLAERTQFVAPVGAWVESAQDDAKQEESPVFATAAQIEEEYKNLRKEKERILKHFQEEVKHRVNQRVKQRRKQQLQKSYEAALKESSVVIGFSDSALQLTPKKSTCLYRCSTDSAICRSGSRLTSVQESNLMIDGGEKAEELKNLEQAKTVRKTVQQAVRRRLASRKSVSEKGGPLDLPGGIWDSLPKKELPGSCKPTSVNAEEGDRHEFLLVGYHDLPAQLRNEEQGQQRKEVDYTVELKKVNSEILKSTYPVSSSATGTENRPAWILWSETEKEESKKQRQSQYLRYRRLFMDIEREQVKEQQRQKEWQRKMDKYVEALRAQMQEKIKMYNINLPPLCFCGSDFWDSHPDSCANNCVFYKNHKAYAQALQSVISSCNILDGGSNTRLAVHTFAAIHAHSKNS encoded by the exons ATGCAACTATCTATGAAGcagctgcaacaacaacaatgctatcCCTGGAGAACAGCTGATAAGAAAGGGAGGGGTCAGTCAGTAGCAGTAAGCTCAAAGGTGTTAGCGGAGAGGACACAGTTTGTGGCACCTGTGGGAGCTTGGGTTGAGAGTGCTCAAGATGATGCAAAGCAGGAGGAGAGCCCAGTTTTT GCAACAGCAGCTCAGATTGAAGAAGAATACAAAaacttgagaaaagaaaaggagagaattcTGAAACATTTCCAAGAGGAAGTGAAACACAGGGTGAATCAGCGTGttaaacaaagaagaaaacagcaacTGCAAAAATCCTATGAAGCT GCTCTAAAAGAAAGCTCTGTAGTGATAGGATTCTCAGATTCTGCACTGCAGTTGACCCCCAAGAAAAGCACATGTCTATACAGATGCAGCACAGACTCTGCCATTTGCAGGTCTGGTAGCAGACTTACTTCTGTGCAGGAATCCAATCTCATGATAGATgggggagaaaaagcagaagagctaAAAAATTTAGAGCAAGCCAAAACa GTAAGGAAGACTGTGCAGCAGGCTGTCCGTCGCAGGCTGGCTTCTCGGAAATCTGTCTCAGAAAAAGGTGGTCCTTTGGATCTTCCAGGAGGCATTTGGGACAGCCTTCCAAAAAAAGAG CTGCCAGGATCTTGCAAGCCAACTTCAGTAAATGCAGAAGAGGGTGACCGTCACGAATTTCTTCTTGTGGGATACCATGACCTTCCAGCACAACTGCGAAATGAGGAACAAGGACAGCAGAGAAAGGAAGTGGATTATACAGTAGAGTTGAAAAAA GTTAATAGTGAGATACTCAAAAGTACCTATCCAGTGAGCTCTTCAGCAACTGGCACTGAGAATCGGCCTGCTTGGATACTTTGGTCTGAAACGGAGAAAGAGGAGTCAAAGAAACAG CGTCAAAGCCAGTACCTGAGATACAGGCGGCTCTTCATGGATATTGAAAGAGAACAAGTAAAGGAGCAACAAAGGCAGAAGGAATGGCAGAGAAAAATGGATAA ATATGTAGAAGCATTACGTGCCCAGATGCAGGAGAAGATCAAAATGTACAATATCAATTTGCCTCCATTGTGCTTCTGTGGGTCTGATTTCTGGGACTCTCATCCAGATAGCTGTGCCAACAACTGTGTCTTTTATAAAAACCACAAAG
- the CCDC15 gene encoding coiled-coil domain-containing protein 15 isoform X1, whose protein sequence is MQLSMKQLQQQQCYPWRTADKKGRGQSVAVSSKVLAERTQFVAPVGAWVESAQDDAKQEESPVFATAAQIEEEYKNLRKEKERILKHFQEEVKHRVNQRVKQRRKQQLQKSYEAALKESSVVIGFSDSALQLTPKKSTCLYRCSTDSAICRSGSRLTSVQESNLMIDGGEKAEELKNLEQAKTVRKTVQQAVRRRLASRKSVSEKGGPLDLPGGIWDSLPKKELPGSCKPTSVNAEEGDRHEFLLVGYHDLPAQLRNEEQGQQRKEVDYTVELKKVNSEILKSTYPVSSSATGTENRPAWILWSETEKEESKKQRQSQYLRYRRLFMDIEREQVKEQQRQKEWQRKMDKIKKEKEQERHAEEQRIQERHRIEKQRIQEQAAQRDANSGVEACAKLDYLRLEDAKEKKKVVERQQRNKEYGRYVEALRAQMQEKIKMYNINLPPLCFCGSDFWDSHPDSCANNCVFYKNHKAYAQALQSVISSCNILDGGSNTRLAVHTFAAIHAHSKNS, encoded by the exons ATGCAACTATCTATGAAGcagctgcaacaacaacaatgctatcCCTGGAGAACAGCTGATAAGAAAGGGAGGGGTCAGTCAGTAGCAGTAAGCTCAAAGGTGTTAGCGGAGAGGACACAGTTTGTGGCACCTGTGGGAGCTTGGGTTGAGAGTGCTCAAGATGATGCAAAGCAGGAGGAGAGCCCAGTTTTT GCAACAGCAGCTCAGATTGAAGAAGAATACAAAaacttgagaaaagaaaaggagagaattcTGAAACATTTCCAAGAGGAAGTGAAACACAGGGTGAATCAGCGTGttaaacaaagaagaaaacagcaacTGCAAAAATCCTATGAAGCT GCTCTAAAAGAAAGCTCTGTAGTGATAGGATTCTCAGATTCTGCACTGCAGTTGACCCCCAAGAAAAGCACATGTCTATACAGATGCAGCACAGACTCTGCCATTTGCAGGTCTGGTAGCAGACTTACTTCTGTGCAGGAATCCAATCTCATGATAGATgggggagaaaaagcagaagagctaAAAAATTTAGAGCAAGCCAAAACa GTAAGGAAGACTGTGCAGCAGGCTGTCCGTCGCAGGCTGGCTTCTCGGAAATCTGTCTCAGAAAAAGGTGGTCCTTTGGATCTTCCAGGAGGCATTTGGGACAGCCTTCCAAAAAAAGAG CTGCCAGGATCTTGCAAGCCAACTTCAGTAAATGCAGAAGAGGGTGACCGTCACGAATTTCTTCTTGTGGGATACCATGACCTTCCAGCACAACTGCGAAATGAGGAACAAGGACAGCAGAGAAAGGAAGTGGATTATACAGTAGAGTTGAAAAAA GTTAATAGTGAGATACTCAAAAGTACCTATCCAGTGAGCTCTTCAGCAACTGGCACTGAGAATCGGCCTGCTTGGATACTTTGGTCTGAAACGGAGAAAGAGGAGTCAAAGAAACAG CGTCAAAGCCAGTACCTGAGATACAGGCGGCTCTTCATGGATATTGAAAGAGAACAAGTAAAGGAGCAACAAAGGCAGAAGGAATGGCAGAGAAAAATGGATAA aattaagaaagaaaaagagcaagagCGCCATGCAGAGGAACAACGGATTCAGGAGAGGCACCGTATAGAGAAACAGAGGATCCAGGAACAAGCTGCCCAGAGAGATGCTAACTCTGGGGTGGAGGCTTGTGCAAAATTGGATTATCTTAGATTGGAGgatgcaaaagagaagaaaaaggtagTGGAAAGACAACAGAGAAATAAAGAGTATGGGCG ATATGTAGAAGCATTACGTGCCCAGATGCAGGAGAAGATCAAAATGTACAATATCAATTTGCCTCCATTGTGCTTCTGTGGGTCTGATTTCTGGGACTCTCATCCAGATAGCTGTGCCAACAACTGTGTCTTTTATAAAAACCACAAAG
- the CCDC15 gene encoding coiled-coil domain-containing protein 15 isoform X2, translated as MQLSMKQLQQQQCYPWRTADKKGRGQSVAVSSKVLAERTQFVAPVGAWVESAQDDAKQEESPVFATAAQIEEEYKNLRKEKERILKHFQEEVKHRVNQRVKQRRKQQLQKSYEAVRKTVQQAVRRRLASRKSVSEKGGPLDLPGGIWDSLPKKELPGSCKPTSVNAEEGDRHEFLLVGYHDLPAQLRNEEQGQQRKEVDYTVELKKVNSEILKSTYPVSSSATGTENRPAWILWSETEKEESKKQRQSQYLRYRRLFMDIEREQVKEQQRQKEWQRKMDKIKKEKEQERHAEEQRIQERHRIEKQRIQEQAAQRDANSGVEACAKLDYLRLEDAKEKKKVVERQQRNKEYGRYVEALRAQMQEKIKMYNINLPPLCFCGSDFWDSHPDSCANNCVFYKNHKAYAQALQSVISSCNILDGGSNTRLAVHTFAAIHAHSKNS; from the exons ATGCAACTATCTATGAAGcagctgcaacaacaacaatgctatcCCTGGAGAACAGCTGATAAGAAAGGGAGGGGTCAGTCAGTAGCAGTAAGCTCAAAGGTGTTAGCGGAGAGGACACAGTTTGTGGCACCTGTGGGAGCTTGGGTTGAGAGTGCTCAAGATGATGCAAAGCAGGAGGAGAGCCCAGTTTTT GCAACAGCAGCTCAGATTGAAGAAGAATACAAAaacttgagaaaagaaaaggagagaattcTGAAACATTTCCAAGAGGAAGTGAAACACAGGGTGAATCAGCGTGttaaacaaagaagaaaacagcaacTGCAAAAATCCTATGAAGCT GTAAGGAAGACTGTGCAGCAGGCTGTCCGTCGCAGGCTGGCTTCTCGGAAATCTGTCTCAGAAAAAGGTGGTCCTTTGGATCTTCCAGGAGGCATTTGGGACAGCCTTCCAAAAAAAGAG CTGCCAGGATCTTGCAAGCCAACTTCAGTAAATGCAGAAGAGGGTGACCGTCACGAATTTCTTCTTGTGGGATACCATGACCTTCCAGCACAACTGCGAAATGAGGAACAAGGACAGCAGAGAAAGGAAGTGGATTATACAGTAGAGTTGAAAAAA GTTAATAGTGAGATACTCAAAAGTACCTATCCAGTGAGCTCTTCAGCAACTGGCACTGAGAATCGGCCTGCTTGGATACTTTGGTCTGAAACGGAGAAAGAGGAGTCAAAGAAACAG CGTCAAAGCCAGTACCTGAGATACAGGCGGCTCTTCATGGATATTGAAAGAGAACAAGTAAAGGAGCAACAAAGGCAGAAGGAATGGCAGAGAAAAATGGATAA aattaagaaagaaaaagagcaagagCGCCATGCAGAGGAACAACGGATTCAGGAGAGGCACCGTATAGAGAAACAGAGGATCCAGGAACAAGCTGCCCAGAGAGATGCTAACTCTGGGGTGGAGGCTTGTGCAAAATTGGATTATCTTAGATTGGAGgatgcaaaagagaagaaaaaggtagTGGAAAGACAACAGAGAAATAAAGAGTATGGGCG ATATGTAGAAGCATTACGTGCCCAGATGCAGGAGAAGATCAAAATGTACAATATCAATTTGCCTCCATTGTGCTTCTGTGGGTCTGATTTCTGGGACTCTCATCCAGATAGCTGTGCCAACAACTGTGTCTTTTATAAAAACCACAAAG